One region of Triticum aestivum cultivar Chinese Spring chromosome 6B, IWGSC CS RefSeq v2.1, whole genome shotgun sequence genomic DNA includes:
- the LOC123136749 gene encoding zinc finger CCCH domain-containing protein 14-like yields MERMTYSRELLLAVGSLEACKLLPADADLSKHPDDAALWAPSQTLAARSAGGAPGGLGDQELPRRNREPEAFEAGAGSKSKPCVRFFSTAGCRFGSNCHFIHDIPGGSQAVAETSIPSGPAPAPAQGAEELARLNPTPPPMGMDQPSPTGDHALRAPTPPNAAPASFGAWATAKISVDASLAGAVIGRGGATIKEISRASGARLRIRDHERDAGLKNVELEGTPEQIKHASAMVWEHLPVPGGGRYNGVKTRLCAHFARGSCTYGDGCRFAHGESELRRPAPAARDPRGW; encoded by the exons ATGGAGAGGATGACGTACTCGAGGGAGCTCCTGCTCGCCGTCGGCAGCTTGGAGGCATGCAAGCTGCTGCCCGCCGACGCCGACTTGTCCAAGCACCCCGATGACGCGGCACTGTGGGCTCCTTCCCAAACTCTGGCCGCCCGCTCGGCTGGAGGTGCACCTGGAGGCCTAGGGGATCAGGAACTGCCTCGGCGAAACCGAG AGCCGGAGGCGTTTGAAGCAGGCGCAGGAAGCAAATCCAAGCCATGCGTCAGGTTCTTCAG CACCGCAGGTTGCCGCTTTGGCTCCAACTGCCACTTCATCCACGACATCCCGGGCGGCTCCCAGGCCGTCGCTGAAACGAGCATCCCGAGTGGCCCAGCTCCAGCTCCAGCACAAGGCGCGGAGGAGCTTGCCAGGCTCAATCCAACGCCGCCACCCATGGGCATGGACCAACCAAGCCCCACCGGCGACCATGCACTCAGAGCACCGACGCCGCCCAACGCAGCTCCGGCGAGCTTCGGCGCTTGGGCGACGGCCAAGATCAGCGTGGACGCGTCCCTCGCAGGCGCCGTCATCGGGCGGGGCGGAGCGACCATAAAGGAGATATCCCGGGCCAGCGGCGCCAGGCTGCGCATCCGCGACCACGAGCGGGACGCCGGCTTGAAGAACGTGGAGCTGGAGGGCACGCCAGAGCAGATCAAGCACGCCAGCGCCATGGTCTGGGAGCATCTCCCGGTGCCCGGCGGAGGGCGATATAACGGCGTCAAGACCAGGCTGTGCGCGCACTTCGCCAGAGGATCCTGCACCTATGGCGACGGCTGCCGCTTCGCCCACGGCGAGAGCGAGCTTCGCAGGCCGGCTCCTGCTGCCCGAGATCCGCGTGGTTGGTAG